Below is a genomic region from Marinobacter alexandrii.
TTGAGAATTCTGGAAAATATCATTTTAACAAAAATGCTGCGTTAGCCTTCGCCTCTCGATTTTACTTATTTAGCGGAGAATTTATTAAATGTGTTCAGTATAGTGATCAGTTATTGGGGTCAAATCCTGAGAATTTCATAAGAGATTTGACGTCAGATAGATTCCAACTAGCTAGTGCATCTGTTGCAGAATACCCCCGCCTATACACGTCACCTGATCTCTCTAGCAACCTATTACTTATTCGGAAAATCTCGTTGGTACAAAGAACTGATTTTGCATATGGTCCTGAACGAAATTTCTATTCTAGTTTATTTGGATCAGGCCCGCTTGGAGGACTAAATGATGAAAGAGAAAATCCAGCCTTTGTAAAAGGGCTTAACAATGTTTACCCAGCTCGCTATGAAGGCTTATTCGAACGCGCAAGCCTTAATTCAAGTGTGGGTTTTCCTTACTACATACATATCGCTTTTAGTGGTGAGGAAGTAGTATTGAATAGAGCAGAAGCTAACGCATATCTTGGGAATTTCGACAGGTCTATCGATGATATTCAAGCACTTAGTGAGAAACGTTTTAGTGGAGGAACACCTTTGCTCACCAGAGAAGTGCTAAGCGATTTCTATAATAGTGGTAACGATTTGAACAATATTCTTTCTTATTTGATTTTTCTGGAAAGAAGAAAAGAATTTATCATGCAAGGAATGAGGTGGTATGATATTAAACGATATCAATTAAGTGTTGAGCACGATTTAATCGATGGGTCATTGATTCAGCTCAATGAAGACGATCGAAGAAAAGCATTGCAAATTCCACAATCTGCTATAGATGTAGGTGGATTGGAACCAAACCCTAGATGATATGAAGCAGAGAACTTTGAAAAAAGCAATTCAAATAGCTGGTTTAAGTTTTTTGATGGTTATATCCATGATCAGCTGCTATCCTGAGGAAGCCTTGAACGAGCCGGTAAAGGACACAGATGATGGTATTAAAACCGAATTAGATCAATACATCGAAACTAATTTCACGGAAGAGTATGGAATGGCTATTCGGTATCGATTTGTAGATAATTATGTAGATGTAGGAGAGCGTGTAAGTCCACCTCAATTGGAGATGGTAAGACCTATGCTAGACTTCATAGATGAGTTTTGGATTGATCCATATATGGATATACCAGGAGGTGAGGCTTTCTTTAGAGATCATGTGCCTTCTGAAATTATTCTTTTAGGAGGTTTGATTTACAATACGGATGGAACAGTGGTTTTAGGAACTGCTGATGCAGGCGCTCGTATCACGCTCACAAATGTCAACGCTGTTGATCCAGAGGACGATGATTGGAGAACGCTACAATTGCAAACAGTGTATCACGAATTTGCGCATACGGTTCATCAATTGTACAAACTTCCAAATGCTTTTGAAACAATCTCTCCAAGGGGATACACAGGGCCAGGGTCTTGGTTTGTGTTAACAGATGAGGAAGCCTTGCAGCGCGGATTTGTTTCTCCTTATGCGACAAGTTCACCAAATGAGGATTTTGCTGAGACTGTAGCTTTTTTTCTTTTTGACCGTGATTTTGATGCAAATTTCATGACTCAAGATGATACCTGTGCTACAAGTGATTGTGCATCTGCAAACGAAGGAAAACTAATGGTAACAGAAAAACTGGCAGCTATTGATGATCATTATCAACAAGTTACAGGTATCAGTCTAGTGGAATTACGAGAGGCAATACAAAATAGGTTGCCATGAGCAAAGTTTTAGTAATACTTTTTTTTGTTTGTCTCATATTAGGATGTAATAATTTTGATGATGAAAATTTGCCTTCATTTGATGACAGAACAAGGGTTGCAATAGATGACCTTAGACAAGAATTGGTCAGCGTATCAAATGGGTGGAGGCTGGATTATTCACCTAGCAGTGAAACAGGGACGTTCGTTGTTTTTTTAAACTTCATGGAGGATGGAACTGTGCGAATACAATCAGATATTTCGGCCCAAAATGGAGAGCTTCAAGATCAAATTGTTTCATATCGCATCGATAGTTCGCAAGGTTTAGAACTCATCTTTGAAACCTATTCTATTTTTCATTTTTTGTTTGAACTTCAGCGGGCAACTTTTGGTGGAGAATTTGAGTTTGTTTTCAGTCAAAAATCAGAAGACAATCTTATTTTTCGTAGTAAAACTGATAACATTTTTGGAGAGGTTACTATCGCGACATTAACTCCTGCGGGAGCAAATGAGGATAATCTGATTTCGACAGCAATAGAAAACTCTTTGAGACAAGGTATTTTCCAAACAGAAAACCTAGCTGGCATCAGTTCCTTTTCAACTTTCAATATTTATATGCCAGCAGATGATATAACGATCTCTACTACTTTCGATATTAATGGAAGGAGAATGAAATTTCATGGAGCTGCTTCCGGGCGGACAATGACTGACATCATCTCAAGAAATGAGAATGTGAATATTGATAGACTTATTGGTTATCGTTATGAAAATGAAACCATAATTCTAGATAGTGAAGTCAGCGTTTCAGTCGGGGGGACCTCTTATTCTATTTCTCAGATACCAGTCGGTGGTTCTTCAGCATTGTCAGAAGAGTTTTGTGCAGGTCAAACATATGATTTAGTAAGATATACGAGCTCAAGTACTCCAAATTTAGGAGACATAGAAATCACAAGTTCACTTTTTCAGACGCAAAGTAATTTTCGTTCAGGTACTGATGTGTTCTTTAGTATCGATTTTCCTTTGTTCGTTTATAACGAGTCTGATGAAATACTCACTGAACAAATTCAGTCGATCTTTCCAGATGTAGCTGCGCTACAATGGTATTACGGGTTTGAACTTGCTGAAGATAGTTTACTCAACGCCGTTGGCTTTGTGACTTTAGACGAAACAAATAATGCAAAATTTTATTTGAGAGGATTTGATTATACTCAAAATGGCAATCATATTAGCCTAACTTTCAATGGAGAAAACTTCATAACTGATGATGAAGTGACCGAGCAACAAATAGCAGGTCTAGAAGCATTGACCGATGAGATTTTTGCAGGAGGAGAGGTGTTTATACTAGAGGCCTTACCTATAGAAGGATTATTTGAATACTATAATCCTTGCAACAGGTATAAGGGATTTGTCAATTGAGCTCTCGCATCATCCAAGTTTCAAAAAATGTTGTAAGAGAACAATGATTGATTTATTTTATGATCAATGAAGGATGATAATTAGATAAAACCAGCTTTCTGAAAGTGAAATTAAAAATGCCTTAAAAAGTTAGTTCTACACTAACCTTTTAAGGCATTTAATACTAAAAAAATGTAGGTTTAGTCTACTTTGATAACATTAACTGGGGTGCTTTCCGTACTTCCTACTTTCGTTTTGAGTACATATACACCGCTATTTAAACCTGTTATATCAAGTGTTAATTCGATTAATTGTTCTGTTTTCTGAACATTTCGTTCAAGTACCACCTGACCATTCAGGTTATACAGCTGGATAGATAACCATCCCATATCAGGGCCATTGATATTAATCTGCAAGTCTCGTTGTACAGGGTTAGGAAATATAGTTACCTCTTGTTTTGTCTCCAACTCAGTAGACAGTGGCTCCTGTACTTCAATGGTAAATGCCTCACTATCGCTAGCTATTCCATCACTAACAGAGATAGTTATCTCATATGTGCCAACCTGCCGAGGGGTCCAATTAAACTCCCCAGTAATCTCATTGAAACTAATGCTGTTAGGTAAAGAACTTGTCGTTTCTAGAGAAAATATGAATGACTCATCAGCATTGGCATCAGTTGCCGTTACTGTGAATGATAGAGGTGTAAAAGCATTTACTGTTCTATTGCCAATGGTAGTAAGAACAGGAGCAATGTTTTCTTCCCGAACTCTGATGGTAAAGATCTCACTTGCGGTTAAATCACCATCGGTCACTTCGACTGTTACATCATGAAAACCTACATCCTGATTATCTACAGTCCAGCTAAAAGCTCCTGTTGCTGCATCGATACTCATACCCTTACCTGTGGAGCTAGCATCTATGCTATATGCAATGATTTGTTCTACAGGATCTCTATCTCTAGCGATGACTGTAAACGCCAGTGTATTAGATTCAACAACTTCTTTATCTCCAATTCTTGAAATGGTTGGTGCGTTGTTAACTTCATTTACTGTAATTGTTAGGCTTTGACTTGCACTAAGTCCGCCAGCATCTGTTACTGTGACCGTTACATCATTCAAACCATCATAATCTTCACCAGGCTTCCAGCTAACTTCTCCAGAGTTAAATACGGTAACCCCTTTATTCCTTGATAATTGATCTACAGTCCAGGTGAATGTATCACCAACATCAACATCTGAAACAGAAGTAGAGAAAGATACTACTTGGCCTTCATTTGTGATTTGATCCGCAATAGGAGTCAGGGTTGGCACGTCGTTGACATTTACAACTTCGAGTTCAAAAATATCTATAGCTGATGTTCCAAGGTCATCAAAAGCCGTTAGTTCAACAGAAAACGTCGCTACATCATCATTGGTAGGTGTTCCTGAGAATGTGTTTGAGATATCGTCATAAGTCAACCAGCCTGGGAGGCCACCACCACTTTCAAGCGAAGCTTCATATCTCAATTCGGTGCTTAAATTTAAATCCCTAAATGTATTTTCAGGCACTTCGAAATTGAAGTTATCATCTTCAAAAGCTTCAATACGCACAATAGGATTTACTAATTCCGGAACTATGTTAGCCAGATCGTATTCATAGATATAGTTAGACGAATTATCCATTACATACATTTTCGTACCATCCGGTTTAAAAGTTAACCCCAAAGAGTTACTAGCCTGACCATTTACATTAAGCCGTTCATCATTCCCGTCGAAGGTGGCTGTTGAAACATCGAAAGCTTCAGCTAATGTGTAAGAAATCACTTGACGATTTGAATTACCTAGTATATACAATTTTGTGCCGTCTAGATTAAAATTCAATGAAAAAGGACTTCCTTCCTGTGAGTTTACCGCAAAACGTTCACCAACGCCATCATACAAAGCGGTAGATACATCATAAGGGCTATCGAGTGTGTAGCTATGTATAAAAGTTCGACCTAATATGAACAATTTAAGTCCATCATTGCTGAATCTCAGATCTCGTGGGTCCGATTCCTGAGGCGAACATGAGAATAGTTCGCCATTTCCGTCATAGGTAACTGTAGACATATCAAAAGGAGTAGCCACTGAATACTGATAAACATTATCTCCTGTTGCACCCAAAACAAACATTTTGGTTCCTTCTGGATTGAAAACAAGTCCGTAGGTTGTACGATCCTGAGATCTTAGTGAAAATGTAATGTTGTCATAGACAGCAGTGGAAATATCATATGCTGAAGCCAAACGGTATTGATTGACCTCATCTCCAGAACTTCCGATAAGAAACATTTTCGTTCCATCTGTATTGAATTGTATTGAGGTAGGTGTAGATTCTTGACTACCAACAAAGAGACCTTCATCAATGCCAGCATAAATAGCATTAGAAACATCATAGGAGTAGCCCGAATAATGATACTCTCCAGCATTAAAACCTCCAATTATCGAATTTCCTCCACCATCTTGAATATCCGTGCCAGTTGTTAACAAGTCAAT
It encodes:
- a CDS encoding RagB/SusD family nutrient uptake outer membrane protein, with product MRNIKLKLVNLPTQILCLTLVLAIGACSDFLDEDPDNRVEVDNLEKAAQLLVNAYSLASPNFTDWMTDDVQFTLGTTQRLSHEQIYKWEDVTTGPTDADTPDFFWFQTYEAIAHANEVLQLLEDLPVDTGEDQARRDAIEAEARLTRAYGHFMLVNLFGQHFDANSNSDGVPYIKTPESTFLAEYERKSVRRIYSEVEDDLLIGLDLVDDSFFENSGKYHFNKNAALAFASRFYLFSGEFIKCVQYSDQLLGSNPENFIRDLTSDRFQLASASVAEYPRLYTSPDLSSNLLLIRKISLVQRTDFAYGPERNFYSSLFGSGPLGGLNDERENPAFVKGLNNVYPARYEGLFERASLNSSVGFPYYIHIAFSGEEVVLNRAEANAYLGNFDRSIDDIQALSEKRFSGGTPLLTREVLSDFYNSGNDLNNILSYLIFLERRKEFIMQGMRWYDIKRYQLSVEHDLIDGSLIQLNEDDRRKALQIPQSAIDVGGLEPNPR
- a CDS encoding putative Ig domain-containing protein, with the protein product MGSNGDDINSYTLSTAYDVSTAVFDGEEERLPVNSFDTSPFGLAFSPDGTKMFVVGASTDAIYEFNLFDIAPEIDGTVADQEVNDRSTIAPFADILITEGNNQAVTATITLDDNAKGVLSGADLTGTGPYTVAATTSDLLQTILRNLIFDPTDDRVSSGSTETTTFTLAISDGNLIANNTETTVITSTDPNVESIVLVGDPGRFDTTIDFIVTFGENVTGVNVSDFTLNTSEFITASLSGVSGSDNLYTVTVASISGDGIISINLNESGTGIQDGAGNQVIGGFESRDYHIAGFAYDIANAVYLGVEEGLNVGNQEGNPHDLVFTPDGLKMFLLGSSGDDINQYNLSSAYDVSTAVFDATGTFSVRAQESNPYGLAFNNDGTKMFIVGETSDFISQYTLSVPYDVLSATFDGDSERFSVAGQEASPSDLAFNHDGTKLFVLGFSSDVINQYTLTSPYDVSTSVFDGVDERFFVNGQESTPRSFTFSIDGMEVFVMGNSGDDINSYTLASAYDISTAVFNGNDERFSVNLQDPSPYGLTFKPDGTKMFVVGASTDFVYEYVLKDVAPEIEGVLVGQEVNDRSSVNPFADIIIIEGNNQNVSATITLDNNAKGILSGDDLTGSGPYAIAAATATEMQDILRSIAFNPTDDRVTSGFPEITRFTLVINDGTFTTSNNSTTTITTTDPKVSNIVLANSPDQFDTTVDFIVTFGEDVTGVDISDFILNSSENVSSSLAGINGSGNEYIITVESISGDGVIDIDLLTTGTDIQDGGGNSIIGGFNAGEYHYSGYSYDVSNAIYAGIDEGLFVGSQESTPTSIQFNTDGTKMFLIGSSGDEVNQYRLASAYDISTAVYDNITFSLRSQDRTTYGLVFNPEGTKMFVLGATGDNVYQYSVATPFDMSTVTYDGNGELFSCSPQESDPRDLRFSNDGLKLFILGRTFIHSYTLDSPYDVSTALYDGVGERFAVNSQEGSPFSLNFNLDGTKLYILGNSNRQVISYTLAEAFDVSTATFDGNDERLNVNGQASNSLGLTFKPDGTKMYVMDNSSNYIYEYDLANIVPELVNPIVRIEAFEDDNFNFEVPENTFRDLNLSTELRYEASLESGGGLPGWLTYDDISNTFSGTPTNDDVATFSVELTAFDDLGTSAIDIFELEVVNVNDVPTLTPIADQITNEGQVVSFSTSVSDVDVGDTFTWTVDQLSRNKGVTVFNSGEVSWKPGEDYDGLNDVTVTVTDAGGLSASQSLTITVNEVNNAPTISRIGDKEVVESNTLAFTVIARDRDPVEQIIAYSIDASSTGKGMSIDAATGAFSWTVDNQDVGFHDVTVEVTDGDLTASEIFTIRVREENIAPVLTTIGNRTVNAFTPLSFTVTATDANADESFIFSLETTSSLPNSISFNEITGEFNWTPRQVGTYEITISVSDGIASDSEAFTIEVQEPLSTELETKQEVTIFPNPVQRDLQININGPDMGWLSIQLYNLNGQVVLERNVQKTEQLIELTLDITGLNSGVYVLKTKVGSTESTPVNVIKVD
- a CDS encoding DUF4302 domain-containing protein — encoded protein: MSKVLVILFFVCLILGCNNFDDENLPSFDDRTRVAIDDLRQELVSVSNGWRLDYSPSSETGTFVVFLNFMEDGTVRIQSDISAQNGELQDQIVSYRIDSSQGLELIFETYSIFHFLFELQRATFGGEFEFVFSQKSEDNLIFRSKTDNIFGEVTIATLTPAGANEDNLISTAIENSLRQGIFQTENLAGISSFSTFNIYMPADDITISTTFDINGRRMKFHGAASGRTMTDIISRNENVNIDRLIGYRYENETIILDSEVSVSVGGTSYSISQIPVGGSSALSEEFCAGQTYDLVRYTSSSTPNLGDIEITSSLFQTQSNFRSGTDVFFSIDFPLFVYNESDEILTEQIQSIFPDVAALQWYYGFELAEDSLLNAVGFVTLDETNNAKFYLRGFDYTQNGNHISLTFNGENFITDDEVTEQQIAGLEALTDEIFAGGEVFILEALPIEGLFEYYNPCNRYKGFVN
- a CDS encoding substrate import-associated zinc metallohydrolase lipoprotein produces the protein MKQRTLKKAIQIAGLSFLMVISMISCYPEEALNEPVKDTDDGIKTELDQYIETNFTEEYGMAIRYRFVDNYVDVGERVSPPQLEMVRPMLDFIDEFWIDPYMDIPGGEAFFRDHVPSEIILLGGLIYNTDGTVVLGTADAGARITLTNVNAVDPEDDDWRTLQLQTVYHEFAHTVHQLYKLPNAFETISPRGYTGPGSWFVLTDEEALQRGFVSPYATSSPNEDFAETVAFFLFDRDFDANFMTQDDTCATSDCASANEGKLMVTEKLAAIDDHYQQVTGISLVELREAIQNRLP